A single Thermoanaerobacterium sp. RBIITD DNA region contains:
- a CDS encoding TrkA family potassium uptake protein, with protein MSIMIVGAGRLGSFLAKLMEEKNKEVVVVEKDEAKIEKLRKDLRCSIMIGDGCNSDILKKAGIIGAEIVVAATGHDEDNLIICQLAKYEFGVSRVVSRINNPKNEWLFTKDMGVDAAVSSARIIAKLIEEEAEISSLTTIINLAEGKISLVRSIIEKNSKAAHKLIKDLKLPDDCVIMSIVRDNKVLLPNGNTKILPGDEVLSVVSDESKEKLEDLFNI; from the coding sequence ATGTCGATAATGATAGTTGGCGCTGGGCGCCTCGGTTCATTTCTCGCTAAATTGATGGAAGAAAAGAATAAAGAGGTTGTTGTCGTTGAAAAAGACGAGGCAAAAATTGAAAAGTTAAGAAAAGATTTAAGATGCTCCATTATGATTGGCGATGGCTGCAATTCAGATATCTTAAAAAAAGCGGGAATCATTGGAGCTGAAATAGTAGTTGCTGCTACTGGGCATGATGAAGATAATCTTATAATATGTCAGCTTGCTAAATACGAATTTGGAGTATCAAGAGTAGTTTCACGAATAAACAACCCTAAAAATGAGTGGCTTTTTACAAAAGATATGGGCGTTGACGCTGCTGTAAGCAGTGCCAGAATAATTGCAAAATTAATTGAAGAAGAAGCAGAGATAAGCAGCCTCACAACGATTATAAATCTCGCTGAGGGGAAAATATCCCTTGTAAGAAGCATAATTGAAAAAAATTCAAAAGCTGCTCATAAATTGATAAAAGATTTAAAGCTTCCAGATGATTGCGTAATAATGTCGATAGTAAGGGACAATAAAGTATTATTGCCGAATGGCAATACAAAAATATTACCAGGTGATGAAGTTTTAAGTGTTGTTAGTGATGAAAGCAAAGAAAAATTAGAAGATTTGTTTAATATATAG
- a CDS encoding TrkA family potassium uptake protein yields MNIIVAGCGRLGAQLTQILDADGYHVTVIDKDKNAFKRLKTFKGEFIEGIAFDKATLIRAGIENADAIASVTNGDNTNIVTALIAKKKFKVPTIVARIYDPIRAEIYRKMGINTVSPTLWGANKIKDLICHPDLFRVSSFGNGEVEIIETEASIFLDGRHVRDISIPSEVNVVSIVRNGIAVIPTPSTTFKKGDKIFIASTAFGKSKIKQMFMS; encoded by the coding sequence ATGAATATAATAGTTGCCGGATGCGGCAGACTTGGTGCACAGTTGACACAAATATTAGATGCCGATGGATACCATGTCACAGTAATTGATAAAGACAAAAATGCTTTTAAAAGACTAAAAACATTTAAGGGTGAATTTATAGAAGGGATCGCATTTGATAAAGCCACTCTTATAAGGGCTGGCATTGAAAATGCTGACGCAATAGCTTCTGTGACAAATGGCGATAATACTAATATCGTTACAGCTTTGATTGCAAAGAAAAAGTTTAAAGTTCCAACTATAGTAGCAAGAATTTATGACCCAATACGAGCAGAGATATATAGAAAAATGGGAATAAATACAGTTTCTCCTACATTATGGGGTGCAAATAAGATAAAAGACCTCATATGTCATCCCGATTTGTTTAGAGTATCGTCATTTGGGAATGGTGAAGTAGAGATAATAGAAACAGAGGCATCTATATTTTTGGATGGTCGCCATGTTAGAGATATTTCCATACCATCTGAAGTTAATGTAGTCAGTATAGTTAGGAACGGGATAGCGGTTATACCAACACCGAGCACAACTTTTAAAAAAGGTGATAAAATCTTTATCGCTTCAACAGCTTTTGGAAAATCAAAGATAAAACAAATGTTTATGTCATAA